A genomic region of Kluyveromyces marxianus DMKU3-1042 DNA, complete genome, chromosome 5 contains the following coding sequences:
- the RVB1 gene encoding RuvB family ATP-dependent DNA helicase pontin yields MVQINEAQEQSTAAYNRTAAHTHIKGLGLDESGAAKHVEGGFVGQAEAREACGVIVDLIKAKKMSGKAILLAGGPSTGKTALALAISQELGPKVPFCPLVGSELYSVEVKKTEALMENFRRAIGLRIKETKEVYEGEVTELTPEEAENPLGGYGKTISHVIIGLKSAKGTKTLRLDPTIYESIQREKVSVGDVIYIESNTGAVKRVGRSDAFATEFDLEAEEYVPLPKGEVHKKKEIVQDVTLHDLDVANARPQGGQDVISMMGQLMKPKKTEITEKLRHEVNKVVAKYIDQGVAELVPGVLFIDEVNMLDIEIFTYLNRALESDIAPVVVLASNRGMITVRGTEDVISPHGVPPDLIDRLLIVRTLPYNREEIKSIISKRATVESLQVEDEALEFLATLGTETSLRYVLQLLSPSGIIAKLANRSEIKVTDVEEAKLLFLDAKRSTKILEESEKYL; encoded by the coding sequence ATGGTTCAAATCAACGAAGCGCAAGAACAGTCAACAGCAGCTTATAATCGTACAGCAGCACATACCCATATCAAGGGACTAGGCTTGGATGAGTCTGGTGCTGCTAAGCACGTAGAGGGAGGTTTTGTTGGACAAGCAGAAGCTCGTGAAGCTTGTGGTGTTATTGTGGACTTGATCAAGGCCAAGAAAATGTCCGGAAAAGCAATTCTTTTGGCTGGTGGGCCATCTACAGGTAAGACTGCTTTGGCATTGGCTATATCCCAAGAATTGGGACCTAAAGTCCCATTTTGTCCGTTAGTTGGTTCTGAATTGTATTCCGTGGAAGTCAAAAAAACTGAAGCCTTAATGGAGAATTTTAGAAGAGCTATTGGTCTAAGAATCAAGGAAACTAAAGAAGTTTATGAAGGTGAGGTGACAGAACTAACcccagaagaagcagagaaCCCATTGGGTGGCTACGGTAAGACCATATCACACGTTATCATTGGGTTAAAGTCAGCTAAAGGTACAAAAACTTTGAGACTAGATCCAACGATATACGAAAGCattcaaagagaaaaagtTTCTGTTGGTGACGTTATTTACATTGAATCTAACACTGGCGCTGTTAAAAGAGTTGGTAGATCGGACGCCTTTGCTACTGAATTCGATCTAGAAGCTGAAGAATACGTTCCATTGCCAAAAGGTGAGGTTcataaaaagaaagagatagtACAGGATGTGACCTTACACGACCTTGATGTCGCTAATGCAAGACCACAGGGTGGTCAAGATGTCATTTCCATGATGGGTCAACTTATGAAGCCGAAGAAAACTGAAATCACAGAGAAACTCAGACATGAAGTCAATAAAGTTGTCGCAAAGTATATTGATCAAGGCGTCGCAGAACTCGTCCCTGGTGTCCTTTTCATTGACGAAGTTAATATGCTTGATATCGAAATATTTACTTACTTGAACAGAGCTCTAGAATCAGATATTGCTCCAGTGGTAGTGTTAGCTTCGAATAGAGGTATGATCACTGTACGTGGTACCGAAGATGTCATTTCTCCTCATGGTGTTCCACCGGACTTAATTGATAGACTTTTGATTGTGCGTACTTTACCATATAacagagaagaaataaaaagcATCATATCAAAAAGAGCTACTGTTGAAAGTCTACAGGTCGAAGATGAAGCGTTGGAATTTTTAGCTACTTTGGGAACAGAAACTTCATTACGTTATGTTTTACAACTCTTGTCTCCATCCGGAATTATCGCGAAACTTGCGAACCGTTCCGAAATCAAGGTTACggatgttgaagaagctaaatTATTGTTCTTAGACGCGAAAAGATCGACCAAAATCCTAGAAGAATCGGAAAAATATTTGTAA
- the SLY1 gene encoding syntaxin-binding protein, with translation MSNTEYSLRDRQIMSIQRMLSFNSDKGTEMVADNLDEQEITWKVLIMDARSTAIVSSVMRVNDLLKSNVTVHSVITQQRSPLPDVPAVYFVEPTEVNIDLIVQDLKEDKYSEFYINFTTTLKRDLLESFASKASATGKSDRIKQVYDQYLDFVVTEPEMFSLEIPDSYKIVNSPQSSEDAITELCDSIASGIFNAIVTIGTIPIIRAQRGGAAEMVAQKLEAKLRDYVNGTRSSSNTTTSFERLVLVLVDRNIDIASMFAHSWIYQCLVFDIFKLSRNTITMTTTNEQNEDVTKKMDIDPHDFFWTANSHLPFPDAVENVETELSNYKREAEEITKKTGVSNLTDLDPSGQNDTLQIQEAVKKLPELTAKKATIDTHMTVLAGLLKQLESKGLDSFFELEQSPDSSKTRQEFLTALKDGRTNNIEDKVRTYIIMYLTAQETLPSDFVQQVEKYFESVEYDTTALKYIYDLRHMFKLSSMALQNKSLETNTSANKNSQDGNASQLLSGLSNRLYGLTEGKIQGVGSLLSGIKKLLPEKKTIPITNIVEAIMDPLNSSKKNLNITNEYLYFDPRITRGSHEKLPKSQTYNKSLVFIIGGGNYFEYQNLQEWVHQHENNNKKVIYGSTDIVTPNDFLKEISGLKK, from the coding sequence ATGTCAAACACTGAGTACTCTTTGCGGGATAGGCAAATAATGTCTATCCAGAGAATGCTTTCGTTTAATTCAGATAAAGGAACTGAAATGGTTGCGGATAACTTGgatgaacaagaaattaCTTGGAAAGTACTTATTATGGATGCTAGAAGTACAGcaattgtttcttctgttaTGCGAGTGAATGATTTATTGAAGTCAAACGTTACTGTACATAGTGTTATAACTCAACAAAGGTCACCACTTCCAGATGTACCAGCtgtttattttgttgaaccTACAGAGGTGaatattgatttgattgTTCAAGATTTGAAGGAGGATAAATACTCAGAATTTTACATCAATTTCACTACAACATTAAAAAGGGACTTATTAGAGTCATTTGCAAGCAAAGCTTCTGCTACTGGTAAGTCTGATCGCATAAAGCAGGTATACGATCAATATTTGGACTTCGTAGTCACTGAACCGGAGATGTTCTCTTTGGAAATTCCTGATAGTTATAAGATTGTTAATAGCCCACAAAGCTCTGAAGATGCTATTACAGAATTGTGTGATTCTATCGCTAGTGGTATATTCAATGCTATAGTTACTATCGGAACTATTCCAATTATCAGAGCACAAAGGGGAGGGGCGGCTGAGATGGTTGCTCAGAAACTAGAAGCTAAATTACGTGATTATGTAAATGGAACGAGATCAAGTTCCAATACAACAACTTCTTTCGAACGtcttgttttggttttagtTGATAgaaatattgatattgcGTCAATGTTTGCTCACTCCTGGATATATCAATGTTTGGTTTTTGACATATTCAAATTATCACGAAACACAATTACAATGACAACTACCAACGAGCAAAATGAAGAtgtaacaaaaaaaatggatataGACCCTCATGACTTCTTCTGGACTGCAAACTCCCATTTACCATTTCCAGATGCCGTAGAGAACGTCGAAACAGAACTCTCCAATTATAAAAGAGAAGCTGAAGAGATTACCAAGAAAACAGGTGTTAGTAATTTAACAGATCTTGATCCTTCTGGGCAAAATGACACTCTACAGATTCAAGAAGCCGTAAAAAAGCTACCAGAATTGACTGCTAAAAAGGCCACAATTGACACTCACATGACTGTATTGGCCGGGTTGCTTAAACAACTTGAAAGCAAAGGTTTGGACTCTTTCTTCGAGTTAGAACAGTCTCCAGACTCATCaaagacaagacaagaatTTCTAACTGCTCTTAAGGACGGTAGAACGAATAATATTGAGGACAAGGTCCGTACCTACATTATAATGTATCTCACAGCTCAAGAGACATTGCCAAGTGACTTTGTGCAACAAGTCGAGAAATACTTTGAAAGCGTTGAGTATGACACTACCgctttgaaatatatcTACGACCTTAGACACATGTTTAAACTCTCCTCTATGGCACTACAAAACAAGTCATTAGAAACAAATACATCTGCTAATAAAAACTCTCAGGATGGCAATGCATCACAGTTACTTTCTGGTTTGTCAAATAGACTATATGGGTTAACTGAAGGTAAAATTCAAGGTGTTGGATCACTTCTTTCTGGGATAAAGAAACTTCTCCCTGAGAAGAAAACTATCCCTATAACAAATATTGTCGAAGCTATTATGGATCCCTTGAATagttccaagaagaatttgaacATCACAAACGAGTATCTATATTTTGATCCTAGAATAACCAGAGGATCCCACGAAAAGCTACCAAAAAGCCAAACATACAACAAGTCCCTCGTTTTTATAATAGGTGGAGGAAACTACTTCGAATACCAAAATCTTCAAGAATGGGTTCACCAACACGAgaataacaataaaaagGTCATATACGGCAGTACCGATATAGTAACTCCAaatgatttcttgaaagagATTTCAGGATTGAAAAAGTGA
- the CCT6 gene encoding chaperonin-containing T-complex subunit CCT6: MSVQLLNPKAESLRRDAALKVNVTSAEGLQSVLETNLGPKGTLKMLVDGAGNIKLTKDGKVLLTEMQIQSPTAVMIARAATAQDEITGDGTTTVVCLVGELMKQAYRFIQEGVHPRTITDGFEIARKETLSFLDSFKIDTDDKTELDREFLLQVARSSLCTKVNAELTEVLSPIVTDAVLAVQDPNNKNLDLHMIEIMQMQHLSPKDTTFVKGLILDHGGRHPDMPTRVPNAYVLILNVSLEYEKTEVNSGFFYSSAEQRDKLAASERKFVDEKLKKIVDLKNEVCGLDSDKGFVIINQKGIDPMSLDVLAKHNILALRRAKRRNMERLQLVTGGEAQNSVDDLSPKILGYSGLVYQETIGEEKFTYVTENRDPKSCTILIKGSTHHALMQTKDAVRDGLRAVANVIKDNAVVPGAGAFFISASQHLKKANLNKLGAKGKTKTGVQAFSEALLSIPKTLIKNSGYDALDVLALCQDELEEDPSRVVGVDLNIGDSCDPTIEGIWDSYRVIRNAVTGATGIASNLLLCDELLRAGRSTLKEGPPQ, encoded by the coding sequence ATGTCTGTGCAATTGTTGAACCCAAAGGCTGAATCTTTAAGAAGAGATGCCGCTTTGAAGGTAAATGTTACTTCTGCAGAAGGTCTTCAATCCGTCCTTGAGACTAATTTAGGCCCTAAGGGTACTTTAAAGATGTTAGTAGATGGTGCTGGAAACATTAAGTTGACCAAGGATGGTAAAGTTCTATTAACTGAAATGCAAATCCAATCGCCAACTGCTGTTATGATTGCTCGTGCTGCAACAGCACAGGATGAAATCACTGGTGATGGTACTACCACCGTTGTGTGTCTAGTTGGTGAATTAATGAAGCAGGCATATAGATTCATTCAAGAAGGTGTTCACCCAAGAACAATTACTGATGGTTTTGAAATTGCAAGAAAGGAAACATTGAGCTTTTTGGATAGTTTTAAGATTGACACTGATGACAAAACAGAACTTGACAGAGAATTCCTACTACAAGTAGCAAGAAGCTCTCTATGCACTAAAGTGAATGCAGAATTAACAGAAGTGCTTTCGCCAATTGTTACTGATGCCGTCTTAGCAGTTCAAGACCCAAACAATAAAAACTTGGACCTACATATGATTGAAATAATGCAGATGCAACACCTTTCACCAAAGGATACCACGTTTGTAAAAGGTCTAATCTTAGACCATGGTGGAAGACACCCTGATATGCCAACCAGAGTTCCAAATGCTTATGTGTTAATCTTGAATGTTTCTTTAGAATACGAAAAGACCGAGGTAAACTCAGGCTTCTTTTATAGCTCTGCTGAACAAAGAGATAAATTGGCTGCAAGTGAAAGAAAATTTGTTGACGAAAAGCTAAAGAAGATCGTTGACTTGAAAAACGAAGTTTGTGGTCTTGATTCAGATAAAggttttgttattattaatcAAAAAGGTATCGACCCAATGTCTTTGGATGTTCTTGCAAAGCACAACATCTTGGCTCTCAGAAGAGCAAAGAGACGTAATATGGAAAGACTACAATTGGTTACTGGTGGTGAAGCACAAAACTCTGTGGACGATTTGTCCCCTAAGATTTTGGGTTACTCTGGTTTAGTTTATCAAGAAACTATcggagaagaaaagtttaCATACGTTACTGAAAACAGAGATCCAAAGTCTTGCACTATTTTGATCAAAGGATCTACACACCATGCATTAATGCAAACTAAAGATGCTGTTAGAGATGGTCTTAGAGCTGTTGCAAACGTTATCAAGGATAATGCAGTTGTTCCTGGTGCTGGTGCATTCTTCATTTCAGCTTCTCAACATTTAAAAAAGGCTAATTTGAACAAATTAGGTGCTAAAGGAAAAACTAAGACTGGTGTCCAAGCATTTTCTGAAGCATTACTATCAATTCCGAAGACTTTAATCAAGAACTCGGGTTATGATGCTCTTGATGTTCTTGCTCTATGTCAAGATGAACTAGAGGAAGATCCATCTAGGGTAGTCGGTGTTGACCTAAATATCGGTGATTCTTGTGATCCAACTATAGAAGGTATTTGGGACTCTTACCGTGTTATCAGAAATGCTGTGACTGGTGCTACTGGTATTGCTTCCAATTTGCTGCTATGTGACGAATTACTAAGAGCAGGAAGATCTACTTTGAAGGAAGGGCCTCcacaataa